Proteins encoded in a region of the Populus alba chromosome 13, ASM523922v2, whole genome shotgun sequence genome:
- the LOC118059381 gene encoding uncharacterized protein encodes MGDKHAEEMGLGYGHERLDSLEENVSVFFPEDFAEESDRSFEDEDDYEPDHGFHDPMERAIFWESQEALLQEVLNRCSKTGSKLRQEVYRITGVAKEADFCSCLKPSKGCTSCLRQRVVNLLTQKGFVAALCTSKWKNTKKYPGGKHEYVEMIASTVGSKKKIPYLIELEFRDQFEMAKACDEYRNLVAKLPEYYIGKAEYLNTIVGILCDAAKRSMKEKKIHMGPWRKRSFMQMKWSNTSGRRSVEEPSSKISSLPSSRQAHESCFHLSAAPALTVT; translated from the exons ATGGGTGATAAACATGCGGAGGAGATGGGTCTCGGCTATGGTCATGAACGTCTGGACAGCCTTGAAGAGAATGTTTCTGTGTTCTTTCCTGAAGATTTTGCTGAGGAGTCTGATCGCTCTTTCGAGGACGAAGATGACTACGAGCCTGATCACGGCTTCCATGACCCCATGGAAAGGGCTATATTTTGGGAATCCCAAGAGGCCTTGCTTCAg gaAGTCTTGAACCGCTGTAGCAAAACAGGTTCAAAGTTAAGGCAGGAGGTCTACAGAATCACAGGGGTAGCGAAGGAGGCTGATTTTTGCAGCTGCCTGAAGCCCAGTAAAGGGTGCACTAGCTGTTTAAGGCAGAGGGTTGTCAATTTGCTCACCCAAAAGGGATTTGTTGCAGCTCTTTGCACCTCAAAGTGGAAAAACACCAAAAAGTATCCAGGAG GGAAGCACGAGTACGTAGAAATGATTGCAAGCACAGTCGGAAGCAAGAAGAAAATTCCATATCTGATTGAGTTGGAATTCCGAGACCAGTTTGAGATGGCTAAAGCATGTGATGAGTACCGCAATCTTGTGGCCAAGTTGCCAGAATACTACATCGGAAAAGCTGAATACCTCAACACCATTGTTGGCATTCTATGTGACGCAGCCAAGAGATCaatgaaagagaagaaaatccaCATGGGTCCATGGAGAAAGAGAAGCTTCATGCAAATGAAATGGTCAAATACTTCTGGAAGACGGTCTGTTGAAGAACCCTCAAGCAAGATATCTTCTCTTCCCTCATCCAGACAAGCACATGAATCTTGCTTTCACTTGTCTGCTGCTCCAGCATTGACTGTGACTTAG